The window CCATTACTTCCCGTCCCTGTTCTAAGACCAAATCCGCGGTAATAAGGGCACCACTTTTCTCACCCGCCTCCACGATTACCACGCCTAGGGAAAGTCCGCTGATAATCCGGTTTCTCGCGGGGAAGTTTTGAGCAAAAGGTGGTGTACCCAGGGGTTGTTCTGAGATAAGGCTCCCTTCATTGCCGATCTTCCGATATAATCTTCTATTTTCGGGTGGATAGACTTCATCCAGTCCACAACCGAGGACTCCTATTGTGCCGCCTTGTCCCTTTAGGGCACCCAAATGGGCGTGGCTGTCTATTCCCCTGGCCATACCACTGACAATGGTGATTCCAAATTTGGAGAGCTCCTCGGCCAATCCTTCGGCTACGGTTTTACCATAAATACTGGCGCGTCTGGCTCCCACAATGGCGATGGCATAAGTGTACCTTTTTATCAAATCTCCTTTGGTGAAGAGGATTGGA is drawn from Actinomycetota bacterium and contains these coding sequences:
- the dprA gene encoding DNA-processing protein DprA, whose protein sequence is MSDKKFWLGLKLIPELDRRLNKAIECFGSPQHIWEATSKDLIEKLGTSPDVAQKIAAARDGINLDTELQRLESEGIELLTPSDSRYPMLLREIHSPPILFTKGDLIKRYTYAIAIVGARRASIYGKTVAEGLAEELSKFGITIVSGMARGIDSHAHLGALKGQGGTIGVLGCGLDEVYPPENRRLYRKIGNEGSLISEQPLGTPPFAQNFPARNRIISGLSLGVVIVEAGEKSGALITADLVLEQGREVM